Proteins from a single region of Dama dama isolate Ldn47 chromosome 14, ASM3311817v1, whole genome shotgun sequence:
- the LOC133068898 gene encoding collagen alpha-1(II) chain-like has translation MPSPGEGARRPRAARQPRGGERRAASPAPARGRRLQPAGRAGGGGAAGAARRERLLTLHVFRHLPLVPMRPSQSQGFRLHFGQHDKAAARGRAAPQPPPNREEEAAGTERRPRPGAGARLGEGAAAGGAGARPAELPARSGGGGRAAAAAAAPGRLGSATRTPPSARDPQGLPLARSLASVSSPLRPSPVSASLPLTLWRGVGSSNLPPPPRPLPSGRGPLQPRGSETGGGGEGGEEDRVGEAGMRGEDRGWGRGFRTRVGPQAPANEEEAQASRPLAAPTSSPRLAPSHPARPGAGDVRAAGLRAAERRPLSERGEAGWRCRREEGKPAGVRPLCAPGEGLQGELNAFQQARREKKSWPALEGLRAPFPSALSLQSPPHPPRGAQRRGPPALEGTAASPRAWHEPPGMHLSPHKRERRQCQKGGPGQGFLKSALKRMRRRVTAERFRLALKLVSRLTARPGQLRAQRAPNAKEALDPEKTSLPENPRPRGLVPGTGPERGVPRARAMPIPPGDVEPPPLVDKAGNLPQEKAEGTVIFPRGAPRGVWAAGAEGGAAGRLHPGSGRTLPLRALPPVLARSILRGRGPPPEPGTRSPCDLGWAWASPRTPWRKQSAGRRRPARPRCRGYLGMVPGGSGRSARRGYGGRADAWKGGEVGLRGRAWVVYSSRPGGSALSEVYTHRLGITKPGPAGRRLPPSARDVSPAASR, from the exons ATGCCTTCCCCTGGGGAGGGGGCCCGACGCCCGCGCGCCGCCCGGCAGCCCCGCGGCGGCGAGCGCCGGGCGGCCAGTCCAGCGCCCGCGCGGGGCCGGCGGCTGCAGCCCGCTGGGCGAGCCGGGGGCGGGGGAGCCGCGGGAGCCGCGCGCCGCGAGCGCCTCCTTACCTTGCATGTTTTCCGGCATCTGCCCCTGGTCCCCATGCGACCGAGCCAGTCCCAGGGCTTCCGTCTCCACTTTGGGCAGCATGACAAGGCGGCCGCGCGCGG GCGCGCTGCTCCCCAGCCGCCCCCGAACCGCGAGGAGGAAGCGGCGGGCACCGAGCGAAGACCGCGTCCGGGCGCGGGGGCCCGGCTCGGCGAGGGCGCAGCTGCCGGGGGCGCGGGGGCGCGTCCGGCCGAGCTCCCGGCGCGCAGCGGAGGCGGCGGCcgagctgctgctgccgccgcggCTCCCGGACGGCTCGGCTCGGCGACCCGCACCCCGCCCTCCGCTCGGGATCCGCAGGGTCTCCCGCTCGCGCGCTCTCTGGCCTCAGTCTCGTCTCCTCTCCGCCCCTCGCCCGTGTCTGCCTCCCTCCCGCTCACTCTCTGGCGTGGAGTTGGAAGTTCCAACCTCCCTCCGCCGCCTCGTCCACTCCCGTCCGGGAGAGGTCCTCTGCAGCCCCGGGGCAgcgagactgggggtgggggagagggaggggaggaggaccGGGTCGGGGAGGCCGGGATGAGGGGTGAGGACAGGGGATGGGGACGCGGGTTCCGGACTCGGGTCGGACCCCAGGCGCCAGCCAATGAGGAAGAGGCGCAGGCTTCCCGGCCCCTCGCTGCCCCAACCTCTTCACCCCGcctcgccccctcccaccccgcccgGCCCGGGGCGGGGGATGTGCGCGCGGCGGGTCTTAGAGCGGCTGAGAGGCGACCTCTGTCTGAGCGAGGAGAAGCTGGTTGGAGGTGTCGGCGCGAAGAGGGGAAGCCCGCGGGGGTGCGCCCACTGTGCGCGCCGGGTGAGGGGCTGCAGGGGGAGTTGAACGCGTTTCAACaagccaggagagaaaagaagagctGGCCTGCGCTCGAGGGTCTCCGGGCCCCATTCCCCTCGGCACTGAGTCTGCagtcgcccccccaccccccacgagGGGCCCAGCGGCGCGGTCCACCTGCTCTGGAGGGAACAGCCGCGTCGCCGAGA GCCTGGCATGAACCACCTGGCATGCATTTGTCTCCTCACAAACGGGAGCGGCGACAGTGTCAGAAAGGGGGCCCGGGTCAGGGCTTCTTAAAGTCGGCTCTTAAAAGAATGCGCAGGCGTGTAACAGCAGAAAGGTTTCGCCTCGCTTTGAAGCTCGTGTCCAGGCTGACGGCTCGGCCCGGTCAGCTGCGAGCCCAGCGGGCACCGAACGCGAAGGAGGCCTTAGACCCGGAGAAAACCTCCCTTCCCGAGAACCCCCGGCCCCGAGGGCTCGTTCCAGGAACCGGGCCGGAGAGGGGTGTCCCGAGGGCCAGAGCTATGCCGATCCCTCCGGGGGACGTGGAACCCCCGCCTTTGGTGGACAAGGCGGGAAACCTCCCGCAGGAGAAAGCCGAGGGCACGGTCATCTTTCCCCGGGGCGCTCCGCGTGGGGTCTGGGCAGCAGGCGCGGAGGGAGGGGCGGCAGGCCGGCTCCATCCCGGCTCCGGGCGCACCCTTCCGCTTCGCGCACTCCCTCCGGTCCTGGCCCGTTCAATTCTGCGGGGCAGGGGGCCCCCTCCGGAGCCGGGGACCCGCTCGCCCTGTGACCTGGGATGGGCCTGGGCGTCTCCCCGAACACCCTGGAGGAAGCAGAGCGCCGGGAGGAGGCGCCCAGCCCGCCCGCGGTGCCGAGGTTACCTGGGGATGGTTCCAGGTGGCAGCGGCCGAAGCGCGAGGCGGGGGTACGGGGGCCGCGCGGACGCCTGGAAGGGCGGGGAGGTGGGGCTGAGGGGCAGGGCCTGGGTGGTCTACTCGTCCAGGCCCGGAGGGTCCGCGCTTTCGGAAGTATACACCCACCGCCTTGGAATCACAAAGCCCGGTCCGGCGGGCCGACGCCTCCCACCCTCGGCGCGGGATGTCTCTCCCGCGGCCTCCCGGTAG